A stretch of the Vigna radiata var. radiata cultivar VC1973A chromosome 7, Vradiata_ver6, whole genome shotgun sequence genome encodes the following:
- the LOC106769530 gene encoding ras GTPase-activating protein-binding protein 1: MAMPETIPLTTPSAQVVGNAFVEQYYHILHQSPNLVHRFYQDSSFLTRSDNNGVMTTVTTVQEIHEKIISLNYEDYTAEIKTADAQESHKGGVIVLVTGCLTGKDNVRRKFSQTFFLAPQEKGYFVLNDVFRYIEVNDAPQLNSASVNVISENAETVHEPESVLEETHAPKVLVEDTATSSVAEDENQNNGGEVYHPQDEEEGSVIDEEVAEPPTDLSQNEIVTVHDSTSAAQDDAPRRSYASIVMKSNVASGHVYVPSRAARVASAKSNEQWSTTAKSTPVPESFAPIGDSAPESSDLHEEVEGHSIYIRNLPFSATVEQLEEVFKKFGPIKHGGIQVRSSKHGFCFGFVEFEELSSMQSALEASPISVGERQAVVEEKRTTTRVSGSGRGRYPPGRGGFRSDSFRARGKFGGGRGYGRNEFRNQGEFSGQARSSQRPNQNGGGRGGGRQGVGNRNSTPSSSAA; encoded by the exons ATGGCAATGCCGGAAACCATCCCTCTGACTACTCCCAGTGCTCAAGTTGTTGGAAATGCCTTTGTGGAGcaatattatcacattttgcACCAATCTCCGAACTTGGTGCACAGGTTTTATCAGGATTCAAGTTTCTTAACCAGATCAGACAACAATGGTGTGATGACAACTGTGACAACTGTACAA GAAATCCATGAGAAGATTATTTCCCTGAATTATGAAGATTATACAGCAGAAATAAAAACCGCAGATGCTCAGGAGTCACATAAGGGAGGTGTGATAGTTTTAGTAACTGGGTGCTTAACTGGGAAGGATAATGTGAGAAGGAAGTTCTCACAGACATTCTTTCTGGCTCCACAAGAAAAAGGATATTTTGTCTTAAATGATGTCTTTCGGTACATTGAGGTGAATGATGCACCACAGTTAAATTCTGCCTCAGTAAATGTCATCAGTGAAAATGCTGAGACAGTGCATGAGCCAGAATCAG TTCTAGAGGAAACACATGCTCCCAAAGTTCTTGTGGAAGACACTGCAACTTCATCTGTGGCGGAGgatgaaaaccaaaataatgGCGGTGAAGTCTATCATCCTCaggatgaagaagaaggatcAGTTATTGATGAAGAGGTCGCTGAACCCCCTACTGACTTAAGTCAGAATGAAATTGTTACGGTTCATGATTCAACTTCTGCAGCTCAGGATGATGCACCAAGGAGATCATATGCATCCATT GTAATGAAAAGTAATGTAGCATCTGGCCATGTCTACGTACCCAGCCGAGCTGCTAGAGTGGCATCTGCTAAATCCAATGAACAATGGTCTACTACTGCCAAATCAACCCCTGTGCCTGAGTCATTTGCTCCTATTGGTGATAGTGCACCTGAGAGTAGTGACCTTCATGAAGAAG TTGAAGGTCACTCCATATATATACGAAACTTGCCATTTAGTGCAACAGTTGAGCAACTTGAAGAAGTCTTTAAGAAATTTGGTCCTATTAAGCATGGTGGTATCCAAGTTAGAAGTAGCAAG CACGGATTCTGTTTTGGCTTTGTTGAATTTGAGGAATTGAGTTCCATGCAAAGTGCACTTGAG GCTTCACCTATCTCTGTTGGTGAGCGACAAGCTGTTGTTGAGGAAAAAAGAACTACTACACGAG TAAGCGGTAGTGGGAGAGGGAGGTATCCTCCAGGAAGAGGTGGTTTCCGAAGCGACAGTTTCAGAGCACGTGGGAAATTTGGTGGTGGACGAGGTTATGGCAGAAATGAATTCAGAAACCAAGGAGAATTCTCAGGGCAAGCTAGGAGTTCTCAACGGCCAAATCAAAATGGAGGAGGGCGTGGTGGTGGACGTCAAGGTGTGGGGAACCGTAATTCTACACCATCATCTTCAGCAGCATGA
- the LOC106766420 gene encoding ninja-family protein 6-like isoform X3: MSHNPSSKEFFSSITSPFSSISMEQGFYSEKSYTNSEQIDLTLKLSPCGQNAEEEMVGENAHNRIMENGIQENPFVVCLAEGEKGLVRFGDLQAMRRVRTGKRLLMKKMQMAMAASAAAAADAEKSFPVSPPAVQPLPPSIDDNFKMFAHPSLDLDPWHEEAKQEMTVWPSECMIEKPAKKLKHVSSYHKSDAMNIVREMPCVITAGDDTTGKRIEGLLYKYKRGQVCIVCVCHGCFLSPTEFVMHAGGKEVTDPMKHITVSSDSFYINGDGTAFITHPF; encoded by the exons ATGTCTCACAACCCTTCTTCCAAGGAATTCTTCTCTTCTATCACTTCACCTTTTTCTTCGATTTCAATGGAG caGGGATTTTATTCTGAGAAATCGTACACTAACTCTGAGCAGATAGACCTTACTCTCAAGCTTTCTCCCTGCGGTCAAAATGCAGAGGAAGAGATGGTTGGGGAGAATGCCCACAACAGAATCATGGAAAATGGGATTCAAGAGAATccctttgttgtttgtttagCAGAGGGTGAGAAGGGTCTGGTGAGATTTGGGGACTTGCAGGCAATGAGAAGAGTCAGGACTGGAAAGAGActattgatgaagaagatgcaGATGGCTATGGCTGCGTCTGCGGCTGCGGCTGCTGACGCAGAGAAGTCTTTTCCGGTGTCTCCGCCTGCTGTTCAGCCACTGCCTCCCTCAATTGATGATAATTTCAAGATGTTTGCACATCCTTCATTGGATTTGGATCCATGGCATGAAG AAGCGAAGCAGGAAATGACAGTGTGGCCATCTGAGTGTATGATTGAGAAGCCAGCGAAAAAGCTTAAACATGTGAGCTCCTACCATAAAAGTGATGCTATGAACATTGTGAGAGAAATGCCTTGCGTGATTACTGCTGGAGATGACACTACTGGGAAGAGAATAGAAGGGCTTCTTTACAAGTATAAGAGAGGCCAAGTTTGTATTGTATGCGTCTGCCATGGCTGCTTCCTCTCACCCACAGAATTTGTGATGCATGCTGGTGGCAAGGAAGTCACAGATCCCATGAAACACATCACTGTTTCTTCTGATTCATTTTATATCAATGGAGATGGGACTGCTTTTATCACACACCCCTTTTAG
- the LOC106766420 gene encoding ninja-family protein 2-like isoform X2 has protein sequence MSHNPSSKEFFSSITSPFSSISMEGFYSEKSYTNSEQIDLTLKLSPCGQNAEEEMVGENAHNRIMENGIQENPFVVCLAEGEKGLVRFGDLQAMRRVRTGKRLLMKKMQMAMAASAAAAADAEKSFPVSPPAVQPLPPSIDDNFKMFAHPSLDLDPWHEGGVSSRFQISPKQEIDSMVSPEAKQEMTVWPSECMIEKPAKKLKHVSSYHKSDAMNIVREMPCVITAGDDTTGKRIEGLLYKYKRGQVCIVCVCHGCFLSPTEFVMHAGGKEVTDPMKHITVSSDSFYINGDGTAFITHPF, from the exons ATGTCTCACAACCCTTCTTCCAAGGAATTCTTCTCTTCTATCACTTCACCTTTTTCTTCGATTTCAATGGAG GGATTTTATTCTGAGAAATCGTACACTAACTCTGAGCAGATAGACCTTACTCTCAAGCTTTCTCCCTGCGGTCAAAATGCAGAGGAAGAGATGGTTGGGGAGAATGCCCACAACAGAATCATGGAAAATGGGATTCAAGAGAATccctttgttgtttgtttagCAGAGGGTGAGAAGGGTCTGGTGAGATTTGGGGACTTGCAGGCAATGAGAAGAGTCAGGACTGGAAAGAGActattgatgaagaagatgcaGATGGCTATGGCTGCGTCTGCGGCTGCGGCTGCTGACGCAGAGAAGTCTTTTCCGGTGTCTCCGCCTGCTGTTCAGCCACTGCCTCCCTCAATTGATGATAATTTCAAGATGTTTGCACATCCTTCATTGGATTTGGATCCATGGCATGAAG GAGGAGTTAGTTCGAGGTTCCAAATATCACCAAAGCAGGAAATTGATTCCATGGTTTCCCCAGAAGCGAAGCAGGAAATGACAGTGTGGCCATCTGAGTGTATGATTGAGAAGCCAGCGAAAAAGCTTAAACATGTGAGCTCCTACCATAAAAGTGATGCTATGAACATTGTGAGAGAAATGCCTTGCGTGATTACTGCTGGAGATGACACTACTGGGAAGAGAATAGAAGGGCTTCTTTACAAGTATAAGAGAGGCCAAGTTTGTATTGTATGCGTCTGCCATGGCTGCTTCCTCTCACCCACAGAATTTGTGATGCATGCTGGTGGCAAGGAAGTCACAGATCCCATGAAACACATCACTGTTTCTTCTGATTCATTTTATATCAATGGAGATGGGACTGCTTTTATCACACACCCCTTTTAG
- the LOC106767511 gene encoding mitochondrial import receptor subunit TOM5 homolog, giving the protein MADSVVSIQYLKDFFNSQIYDDEKWAFNVKLLRAAGLFAGSIVLMRNYGDLMAI; this is encoded by the exons ATGGCCGACTCTGTAGTTTCGATTCAGTACCTCAAGGATTTCTTCAATTCTCAAATCTACGACGATGAGAAATGGGCCTTCAACGTG AAATTGCTGCGTGCTGCGGGACTTTTTGCAGGATCAATAGTACTTATGCGAAATTATGGTGACCTTATGGCAATCTGA
- the LOC106766420 gene encoding ninja-family protein 2-like isoform X1 — protein sequence MSHNPSSKEFFSSITSPFSSISMEQGFYSEKSYTNSEQIDLTLKLSPCGQNAEEEMVGENAHNRIMENGIQENPFVVCLAEGEKGLVRFGDLQAMRRVRTGKRLLMKKMQMAMAASAAAAADAEKSFPVSPPAVQPLPPSIDDNFKMFAHPSLDLDPWHEGGVSSRFQISPKQEIDSMVSPEAKQEMTVWPSECMIEKPAKKLKHVSSYHKSDAMNIVREMPCVITAGDDTTGKRIEGLLYKYKRGQVCIVCVCHGCFLSPTEFVMHAGGKEVTDPMKHITVSSDSFYINGDGTAFITHPF from the exons ATGTCTCACAACCCTTCTTCCAAGGAATTCTTCTCTTCTATCACTTCACCTTTTTCTTCGATTTCAATGGAG caGGGATTTTATTCTGAGAAATCGTACACTAACTCTGAGCAGATAGACCTTACTCTCAAGCTTTCTCCCTGCGGTCAAAATGCAGAGGAAGAGATGGTTGGGGAGAATGCCCACAACAGAATCATGGAAAATGGGATTCAAGAGAATccctttgttgtttgtttagCAGAGGGTGAGAAGGGTCTGGTGAGATTTGGGGACTTGCAGGCAATGAGAAGAGTCAGGACTGGAAAGAGActattgatgaagaagatgcaGATGGCTATGGCTGCGTCTGCGGCTGCGGCTGCTGACGCAGAGAAGTCTTTTCCGGTGTCTCCGCCTGCTGTTCAGCCACTGCCTCCCTCAATTGATGATAATTTCAAGATGTTTGCACATCCTTCATTGGATTTGGATCCATGGCATGAAG GAGGAGTTAGTTCGAGGTTCCAAATATCACCAAAGCAGGAAATTGATTCCATGGTTTCCCCAGAAGCGAAGCAGGAAATGACAGTGTGGCCATCTGAGTGTATGATTGAGAAGCCAGCGAAAAAGCTTAAACATGTGAGCTCCTACCATAAAAGTGATGCTATGAACATTGTGAGAGAAATGCCTTGCGTGATTACTGCTGGAGATGACACTACTGGGAAGAGAATAGAAGGGCTTCTTTACAAGTATAAGAGAGGCCAAGTTTGTATTGTATGCGTCTGCCATGGCTGCTTCCTCTCACCCACAGAATTTGTGATGCATGCTGGTGGCAAGGAAGTCACAGATCCCATGAAACACATCACTGTTTCTTCTGATTCATTTTATATCAATGGAGATGGGACTGCTTTTATCACACACCCCTTTTAG